In a genomic window of Gambusia affinis linkage group LG04, SWU_Gaff_1.0, whole genome shotgun sequence:
- the cpz gene encoding carboxypeptidase Z isoform X4 produces MHLEVLALPLFLAWSCLCAPQQLCHPGDEFLGRCSSRSAHDETPATCTELNLGYCNDLGYSATIFPNILGHRSRLEAESGAEYLLLSVIHGLLNGECSPEIRLVGCSVLASPCRDSKMIKPCRSTCEALRKDCMHAFEAIEMAWPYFLDCDRFFAANEEGCFDPLSGLKARQEVALSSLSPEEPSTIIQFIYASNAQMYSLLKRTAAKCSHISHVYSIGRSTEGRDLLVIEFTDNPGHHELLEPEIKLIGNMHGNEVLGRQLLIYLAQYLCSEYTLGNQRIQSIINNTRIHILASMNPDGYEVAASEGPLLNGWTSGRANAQNIDLNRNFPDLTSIFYRNRRSRHYRIDHIPIPDSYWFGKVAPETYAVMKWIRSLPFVQSASLHGGELVVSYPFDFSRHPHEEKMFSPTPEEQIFKQLARTYADAHATMSNNDTDRCGASFYRNRGIINGALWYSFAGGMSDFNYLHTNCMEITVELGCDKFPSEAELYPEWKRNKEALLSFLESVHRGVKGVVRDTNGNGIKGATVSVRGIRKDVTTAEDGDYWRLVNPGTHILTATAKGYSKVSKRVYLPHNLNKAGQVNFVLEKLPVEPDIDDHLFPMADSWDRFDPYNQFERHGEPVVTEEGIERQEKPWWWNYFSQSGMSSPNWLLKNV; encoded by the exons ATGCATTTGGAAGTTTTGGCGCTGCCGTTATTCTTGGCGTGGAGTTGCCTTTGCGCCCCGCAGCAGCTGTGTCATCCAGGAGACGAATTTTTAG GAAGATGCAGCAGCCGCAGCGCACACGATGAAACAC CAGCTACCTGCACAGAGCTGAACCTGGGCTACTGCAATGATCTGGGGTACTCAGC AACCATATTCCCCAACATTCTTGGTCACCGGAGTCGTTTGGAAGCTGAGTCAGGAGCAGAGTACCTCCTCCTGAGTGTCATCCACGGTCTCCTCAATGGTGAGTGCTCCCCTGAGATCCGTCTCGTAGGGTGTTCGGTTCTGGCCTCGCCGTGTCGGGACAGCAAGATGATCAAACCGTGCCGCAGCACATGCGAAGCACTGAGAAAAGACTGCATGCACGCCTTTGAGGCCATAGAGATGGCCTGGCCCTACTTCCTGGATTGTGATCGCTTCTTTGCTGCAAATGAGGAGGGGTGTTTTGACCCGCTATCTGGGCTGAAAG CCAGACAGGAGGTAGCATTGTCCAGTCTCTCTCCCGAAGAGCCGAGCACCATCATCCAGTTCATCTATGCCTCTAACGCCCAGATGTACAGCTTACTGAAGAGGACGGCAGCCAAGTGCTCCCACATCTCTCATGTCTACAGCATCGGACGAAGCACCGAAGGCAGAGATCTGTTGGTTATTGAATTCACTGACAACCCAGGACATCATGAGCTGC tgGAGCCAGAGATTAAGTTGATTGGCAACATGCATGGAAATGAGGTGCTAGGACGTCAGCTGCTCATCTACTTAGCACAGTACCTGTGCTCAGAGTACACCTTGGGAAACCAACGAATTCAGTCCATCATTAACAACACTCGCATCCACATTCTGGCCTCCATGAACCCTGATGGTTACGAGGTGGCCGCCTCAGAG GGTCCTTTGCTTAACGGATGGACAAGTGGACGGGCTAATGCCCAGAACATCGACCTGAACCGCAATTTTCCCGATCTCACCTCCATCTTCTACCGGAACCGTCGCAGCAGACACTACCGCATAGATCACATCCCAATCCCTGACTCCTACTGGTTTGGGAAG GTGGCACCAGAGACCTATGCAGTAATGAAGTGGATCAGGTCGCTGCCATTTGTTCAGTCTGCCAGCCTCCATGGAGGAGAGCTGGTGGTCTCCTATCCCTTCGACTTCTCCAGACACCCGCATGAGGAGAAGATGTTTTCACCCACTCCAGAGGAACAG ATCTTCAAGCAGCTCGCTCGCACTTACGCTGACGCTCACGCCACCATGTCAAACAATGACACGGACCGGTGTGGGGCCTCTTTCTATCGTAACAGAGGCATCATCAACGGCGCACTGTGGTACAGTTTTGCCGGTG GTATGTCCGATTTCAATTACTTACACACTAACTGTATGGAGATCACAGTGGAGCTTGGCTGTGACAAATTTCCCTCAGAGGCTGAGCTCTACCCAGAATGGAAAAGGAATAAAGAAGCTCTGCTCAGTTTTCTTGAGTCT GTCCACAGGGGAGTTAAGGGCGTTGTGAGGGATACAAATGGAAACGGTATAAAAGGTGCAACTGTCTCTGTCAGGGGGATTAGAAAAGACGTCACTACAG CTGAGGATGGAGATTACTGGAGGCTGGTGAATCCAGGAACTCATATCCTGACAGCTACTGCCAAAGGTTACTCAAAGGTCAGCAAGAGGGTTTATCTGCCTCACAACTTGAACAAGGCTGGGCAGGTCAACTTTGTCTTAGAGAAG cTTCCCGTGGAGCCAGACATAGATGACCACCTGTTCCCCATGGCAGACAGCTGGGATCGATTTGACCCCTACAACCAGTTCGAGCGCCACGGCGAGCCAGTTGTCACCGAGGAAGGAATAGAGCGGCAGGAGAAGCCGTGGTGGTGGAACTACTTCTCCCAGTCCGGCATGTCATCTCCAAACTGGCTGCTGAAAAATGTATAG
- the cpz gene encoding carboxypeptidase Z isoform X1 codes for MHLEVLALPLFLAWSCLCAPQQLCHPGDEFLGRCSSRSAHDETPATCTELNLGYCNDLGYSATIFPNILGHRSRLEAESGAEYLLLSVIHGLLNGECSPEIRLVGCSVLASPCRDSKMIKPCRSTCEALRKDCMHAFEAIEMAWPYFLDCDRFFAANEEGCFDPLSGLKARQEVALSSLSPEEPSTIIQFIYASNAQMYSLLKRTAAKCSHISHVYSIGRSTEGRDLLVIEFTDNPGHHELLEPEIKLIGNMHGNEVLGRQLLIYLAQYLCSEYTLGNQRIQSIINNTRIHILASMNPDGYEVAASEVEESNDPELSDQEGPLLNGWTSGRANAQNIDLNRNFPDLTSIFYRNRRSRHYRIDHIPIPDSYWFGKVAPETYAVMKWIRSLPFVQSASLHGGELVVSYPFDFSRHPHEEKMFSPTPEEQIFKQLARTYADAHATMSNNDTDRCGASFYRNRGIINGALWYSFAGGMSDFNYLHTNCMEITVELGCDKFPSEAELYPEWKRNKEALLSFLESVHRGVKGVVRDTNGNGIKGATVSVRGIRKDVTTAEDGDYWRLVNPGTHILTATAKGYSKVSKRVYLPHNLNKAGQVNFVLEKLPVEPDIDDHLFPMADSWDRFDPYNQFERHGEPVVTEEGIERQEKPWWWNYFSQSGMSSPNWLLKNV; via the exons ATGCATTTGGAAGTTTTGGCGCTGCCGTTATTCTTGGCGTGGAGTTGCCTTTGCGCCCCGCAGCAGCTGTGTCATCCAGGAGACGAATTTTTAG GAAGATGCAGCAGCCGCAGCGCACACGATGAAACAC CAGCTACCTGCACAGAGCTGAACCTGGGCTACTGCAATGATCTGGGGTACTCAGC AACCATATTCCCCAACATTCTTGGTCACCGGAGTCGTTTGGAAGCTGAGTCAGGAGCAGAGTACCTCCTCCTGAGTGTCATCCACGGTCTCCTCAATGGTGAGTGCTCCCCTGAGATCCGTCTCGTAGGGTGTTCGGTTCTGGCCTCGCCGTGTCGGGACAGCAAGATGATCAAACCGTGCCGCAGCACATGCGAAGCACTGAGAAAAGACTGCATGCACGCCTTTGAGGCCATAGAGATGGCCTGGCCCTACTTCCTGGATTGTGATCGCTTCTTTGCTGCAAATGAGGAGGGGTGTTTTGACCCGCTATCTGGGCTGAAAG CCAGACAGGAGGTAGCATTGTCCAGTCTCTCTCCCGAAGAGCCGAGCACCATCATCCAGTTCATCTATGCCTCTAACGCCCAGATGTACAGCTTACTGAAGAGGACGGCAGCCAAGTGCTCCCACATCTCTCATGTCTACAGCATCGGACGAAGCACCGAAGGCAGAGATCTGTTGGTTATTGAATTCACTGACAACCCAGGACATCATGAGCTGC tgGAGCCAGAGATTAAGTTGATTGGCAACATGCATGGAAATGAGGTGCTAGGACGTCAGCTGCTCATCTACTTAGCACAGTACCTGTGCTCAGAGTACACCTTGGGAAACCAACGAATTCAGTCCATCATTAACAACACTCGCATCCACATTCTGGCCTCCATGAACCCTGATGGTTACGAGGTGGCCGCCTCAGAGGTAGAGGAAAGCAATGACCCGGAGCTCTCCGACCAGGAA GGTCCTTTGCTTAACGGATGGACAAGTGGACGGGCTAATGCCCAGAACATCGACCTGAACCGCAATTTTCCCGATCTCACCTCCATCTTCTACCGGAACCGTCGCAGCAGACACTACCGCATAGATCACATCCCAATCCCTGACTCCTACTGGTTTGGGAAG GTGGCACCAGAGACCTATGCAGTAATGAAGTGGATCAGGTCGCTGCCATTTGTTCAGTCTGCCAGCCTCCATGGAGGAGAGCTGGTGGTCTCCTATCCCTTCGACTTCTCCAGACACCCGCATGAGGAGAAGATGTTTTCACCCACTCCAGAGGAACAG ATCTTCAAGCAGCTCGCTCGCACTTACGCTGACGCTCACGCCACCATGTCAAACAATGACACGGACCGGTGTGGGGCCTCTTTCTATCGTAACAGAGGCATCATCAACGGCGCACTGTGGTACAGTTTTGCCGGTG GTATGTCCGATTTCAATTACTTACACACTAACTGTATGGAGATCACAGTGGAGCTTGGCTGTGACAAATTTCCCTCAGAGGCTGAGCTCTACCCAGAATGGAAAAGGAATAAAGAAGCTCTGCTCAGTTTTCTTGAGTCT GTCCACAGGGGAGTTAAGGGCGTTGTGAGGGATACAAATGGAAACGGTATAAAAGGTGCAACTGTCTCTGTCAGGGGGATTAGAAAAGACGTCACTACAG CTGAGGATGGAGATTACTGGAGGCTGGTGAATCCAGGAACTCATATCCTGACAGCTACTGCCAAAGGTTACTCAAAGGTCAGCAAGAGGGTTTATCTGCCTCACAACTTGAACAAGGCTGGGCAGGTCAACTTTGTCTTAGAGAAG cTTCCCGTGGAGCCAGACATAGATGACCACCTGTTCCCCATGGCAGACAGCTGGGATCGATTTGACCCCTACAACCAGTTCGAGCGCCACGGCGAGCCAGTTGTCACCGAGGAAGGAATAGAGCGGCAGGAGAAGCCGTGGTGGTGGAACTACTTCTCCCAGTCCGGCATGTCATCTCCAAACTGGCTGCTGAAAAATGTATAG
- the cpz gene encoding carboxypeptidase Z isoform X5 translates to MHLEVLALPLFLAWSCLCAPQQLCHPGDEFLATCTELNLGYCNDLGYSATIFPNILGHRSRLEAESGAEYLLLSVIHGLLNGECSPEIRLVGCSVLASPCRDSKMIKPCRSTCEALRKDCMHAFEAIEMAWPYFLDCDRFFAANEEGCFDPLSGLKARQEVALSSLSPEEPSTIIQFIYASNAQMYSLLKRTAAKCSHISHVYSIGRSTEGRDLLVIEFTDNPGHHELLEPEIKLIGNMHGNEVLGRQLLIYLAQYLCSEYTLGNQRIQSIINNTRIHILASMNPDGYEVAASEVEESNDPELSDQEGPLLNGWTSGRANAQNIDLNRNFPDLTSIFYRNRRSRHYRIDHIPIPDSYWFGKVAPETYAVMKWIRSLPFVQSASLHGGELVVSYPFDFSRHPHEEKMFSPTPEEQIFKQLARTYADAHATMSNNDTDRCGASFYRNRGIINGALWYSFAGGMSDFNYLHTNCMEITVELGCDKFPSEAELYPEWKRNKEALLSFLESVHRGVKGVVRDTNGNGIKGATVSVRGIRKDVTTAEDGDYWRLVNPGTHILTATAKGYSKVSKRVYLPHNLNKAGQVNFVLEKLPVEPDIDDHLFPMADSWDRFDPYNQFERHGEPVVTEEGIERQEKPWWWNYFSQSGMSSPNWLLKNV, encoded by the exons ATGCATTTGGAAGTTTTGGCGCTGCCGTTATTCTTGGCGTGGAGTTGCCTTTGCGCCCCGCAGCAGCTGTGTCATCCAGGAGACGAATTTTTAG CTACCTGCACAGAGCTGAACCTGGGCTACTGCAATGATCTGGGGTACTCAGC AACCATATTCCCCAACATTCTTGGTCACCGGAGTCGTTTGGAAGCTGAGTCAGGAGCAGAGTACCTCCTCCTGAGTGTCATCCACGGTCTCCTCAATGGTGAGTGCTCCCCTGAGATCCGTCTCGTAGGGTGTTCGGTTCTGGCCTCGCCGTGTCGGGACAGCAAGATGATCAAACCGTGCCGCAGCACATGCGAAGCACTGAGAAAAGACTGCATGCACGCCTTTGAGGCCATAGAGATGGCCTGGCCCTACTTCCTGGATTGTGATCGCTTCTTTGCTGCAAATGAGGAGGGGTGTTTTGACCCGCTATCTGGGCTGAAAG CCAGACAGGAGGTAGCATTGTCCAGTCTCTCTCCCGAAGAGCCGAGCACCATCATCCAGTTCATCTATGCCTCTAACGCCCAGATGTACAGCTTACTGAAGAGGACGGCAGCCAAGTGCTCCCACATCTCTCATGTCTACAGCATCGGACGAAGCACCGAAGGCAGAGATCTGTTGGTTATTGAATTCACTGACAACCCAGGACATCATGAGCTGC tgGAGCCAGAGATTAAGTTGATTGGCAACATGCATGGAAATGAGGTGCTAGGACGTCAGCTGCTCATCTACTTAGCACAGTACCTGTGCTCAGAGTACACCTTGGGAAACCAACGAATTCAGTCCATCATTAACAACACTCGCATCCACATTCTGGCCTCCATGAACCCTGATGGTTACGAGGTGGCCGCCTCAGAGGTAGAGGAAAGCAATGACCCGGAGCTCTCCGACCAGGAA GGTCCTTTGCTTAACGGATGGACAAGTGGACGGGCTAATGCCCAGAACATCGACCTGAACCGCAATTTTCCCGATCTCACCTCCATCTTCTACCGGAACCGTCGCAGCAGACACTACCGCATAGATCACATCCCAATCCCTGACTCCTACTGGTTTGGGAAG GTGGCACCAGAGACCTATGCAGTAATGAAGTGGATCAGGTCGCTGCCATTTGTTCAGTCTGCCAGCCTCCATGGAGGAGAGCTGGTGGTCTCCTATCCCTTCGACTTCTCCAGACACCCGCATGAGGAGAAGATGTTTTCACCCACTCCAGAGGAACAG ATCTTCAAGCAGCTCGCTCGCACTTACGCTGACGCTCACGCCACCATGTCAAACAATGACACGGACCGGTGTGGGGCCTCTTTCTATCGTAACAGAGGCATCATCAACGGCGCACTGTGGTACAGTTTTGCCGGTG GTATGTCCGATTTCAATTACTTACACACTAACTGTATGGAGATCACAGTGGAGCTTGGCTGTGACAAATTTCCCTCAGAGGCTGAGCTCTACCCAGAATGGAAAAGGAATAAAGAAGCTCTGCTCAGTTTTCTTGAGTCT GTCCACAGGGGAGTTAAGGGCGTTGTGAGGGATACAAATGGAAACGGTATAAAAGGTGCAACTGTCTCTGTCAGGGGGATTAGAAAAGACGTCACTACAG CTGAGGATGGAGATTACTGGAGGCTGGTGAATCCAGGAACTCATATCCTGACAGCTACTGCCAAAGGTTACTCAAAGGTCAGCAAGAGGGTTTATCTGCCTCACAACTTGAACAAGGCTGGGCAGGTCAACTTTGTCTTAGAGAAG cTTCCCGTGGAGCCAGACATAGATGACCACCTGTTCCCCATGGCAGACAGCTGGGATCGATTTGACCCCTACAACCAGTTCGAGCGCCACGGCGAGCCAGTTGTCACCGAGGAAGGAATAGAGCGGCAGGAGAAGCCGTGGTGGTGGAACTACTTCTCCCAGTCCGGCATGTCATCTCCAAACTGGCTGCTGAAAAATGTATAG
- the cpz gene encoding carboxypeptidase Z isoform X2, which produces MHLEVLALPLFLAWSCLCAPQQLCHPGDEFLGRCSSRSAHDETPTCTELNLGYCNDLGYSATIFPNILGHRSRLEAESGAEYLLLSVIHGLLNGECSPEIRLVGCSVLASPCRDSKMIKPCRSTCEALRKDCMHAFEAIEMAWPYFLDCDRFFAANEEGCFDPLSGLKARQEVALSSLSPEEPSTIIQFIYASNAQMYSLLKRTAAKCSHISHVYSIGRSTEGRDLLVIEFTDNPGHHELLEPEIKLIGNMHGNEVLGRQLLIYLAQYLCSEYTLGNQRIQSIINNTRIHILASMNPDGYEVAASEVEESNDPELSDQEGPLLNGWTSGRANAQNIDLNRNFPDLTSIFYRNRRSRHYRIDHIPIPDSYWFGKVAPETYAVMKWIRSLPFVQSASLHGGELVVSYPFDFSRHPHEEKMFSPTPEEQIFKQLARTYADAHATMSNNDTDRCGASFYRNRGIINGALWYSFAGGMSDFNYLHTNCMEITVELGCDKFPSEAELYPEWKRNKEALLSFLESVHRGVKGVVRDTNGNGIKGATVSVRGIRKDVTTAEDGDYWRLVNPGTHILTATAKGYSKVSKRVYLPHNLNKAGQVNFVLEKLPVEPDIDDHLFPMADSWDRFDPYNQFERHGEPVVTEEGIERQEKPWWWNYFSQSGMSSPNWLLKNV; this is translated from the exons ATGCATTTGGAAGTTTTGGCGCTGCCGTTATTCTTGGCGTGGAGTTGCCTTTGCGCCCCGCAGCAGCTGTGTCATCCAGGAGACGAATTTTTAG GAAGATGCAGCAGCCGCAGCGCACACGATGAAACAC CTACCTGCACAGAGCTGAACCTGGGCTACTGCAATGATCTGGGGTACTCAGC AACCATATTCCCCAACATTCTTGGTCACCGGAGTCGTTTGGAAGCTGAGTCAGGAGCAGAGTACCTCCTCCTGAGTGTCATCCACGGTCTCCTCAATGGTGAGTGCTCCCCTGAGATCCGTCTCGTAGGGTGTTCGGTTCTGGCCTCGCCGTGTCGGGACAGCAAGATGATCAAACCGTGCCGCAGCACATGCGAAGCACTGAGAAAAGACTGCATGCACGCCTTTGAGGCCATAGAGATGGCCTGGCCCTACTTCCTGGATTGTGATCGCTTCTTTGCTGCAAATGAGGAGGGGTGTTTTGACCCGCTATCTGGGCTGAAAG CCAGACAGGAGGTAGCATTGTCCAGTCTCTCTCCCGAAGAGCCGAGCACCATCATCCAGTTCATCTATGCCTCTAACGCCCAGATGTACAGCTTACTGAAGAGGACGGCAGCCAAGTGCTCCCACATCTCTCATGTCTACAGCATCGGACGAAGCACCGAAGGCAGAGATCTGTTGGTTATTGAATTCACTGACAACCCAGGACATCATGAGCTGC tgGAGCCAGAGATTAAGTTGATTGGCAACATGCATGGAAATGAGGTGCTAGGACGTCAGCTGCTCATCTACTTAGCACAGTACCTGTGCTCAGAGTACACCTTGGGAAACCAACGAATTCAGTCCATCATTAACAACACTCGCATCCACATTCTGGCCTCCATGAACCCTGATGGTTACGAGGTGGCCGCCTCAGAGGTAGAGGAAAGCAATGACCCGGAGCTCTCCGACCAGGAA GGTCCTTTGCTTAACGGATGGACAAGTGGACGGGCTAATGCCCAGAACATCGACCTGAACCGCAATTTTCCCGATCTCACCTCCATCTTCTACCGGAACCGTCGCAGCAGACACTACCGCATAGATCACATCCCAATCCCTGACTCCTACTGGTTTGGGAAG GTGGCACCAGAGACCTATGCAGTAATGAAGTGGATCAGGTCGCTGCCATTTGTTCAGTCTGCCAGCCTCCATGGAGGAGAGCTGGTGGTCTCCTATCCCTTCGACTTCTCCAGACACCCGCATGAGGAGAAGATGTTTTCACCCACTCCAGAGGAACAG ATCTTCAAGCAGCTCGCTCGCACTTACGCTGACGCTCACGCCACCATGTCAAACAATGACACGGACCGGTGTGGGGCCTCTTTCTATCGTAACAGAGGCATCATCAACGGCGCACTGTGGTACAGTTTTGCCGGTG GTATGTCCGATTTCAATTACTTACACACTAACTGTATGGAGATCACAGTGGAGCTTGGCTGTGACAAATTTCCCTCAGAGGCTGAGCTCTACCCAGAATGGAAAAGGAATAAAGAAGCTCTGCTCAGTTTTCTTGAGTCT GTCCACAGGGGAGTTAAGGGCGTTGTGAGGGATACAAATGGAAACGGTATAAAAGGTGCAACTGTCTCTGTCAGGGGGATTAGAAAAGACGTCACTACAG CTGAGGATGGAGATTACTGGAGGCTGGTGAATCCAGGAACTCATATCCTGACAGCTACTGCCAAAGGTTACTCAAAGGTCAGCAAGAGGGTTTATCTGCCTCACAACTTGAACAAGGCTGGGCAGGTCAACTTTGTCTTAGAGAAG cTTCCCGTGGAGCCAGACATAGATGACCACCTGTTCCCCATGGCAGACAGCTGGGATCGATTTGACCCCTACAACCAGTTCGAGCGCCACGGCGAGCCAGTTGTCACCGAGGAAGGAATAGAGCGGCAGGAGAAGCCGTGGTGGTGGAACTACTTCTCCCAGTCCGGCATGTCATCTCCAAACTGGCTGCTGAAAAATGTATAG
- the cpz gene encoding carboxypeptidase Z isoform X6 — MHLEVLALPLFLAWSCLCAPQQLCHPGDEFLGRCSSRSAHDETPTCTELNLGYCNDLGYSATIFPNILGHRSRLEAESGAEYLLLSVIHGLLNGECSPEIRLVGCSVLASPCRDSKMIKPCRSTCEALRKDCMHAFEAIEMAWPYFLDCDRFFAANEEGCFDPLSGLKARQEVALSSLSPEEPSTIIQFIYASNAQMYSLLKRTAAKCSHISHVYSIGRSTEGRDLLVIEFTDNPGHHELLEPEIKLIGNMHGNEVLGRQLLIYLAQYLCSEYTLGNQRIQSIINNTRIHILASMNPDGYEVAASEGPLLNGWTSGRANAQNIDLNRNFPDLTSIFYRNRRSRHYRIDHIPIPDSYWFGKVAPETYAVMKWIRSLPFVQSASLHGGELVVSYPFDFSRHPHEEKMFSPTPEEQIFKQLARTYADAHATMSNNDTDRCGASFYRNRGIINGALWYSFAGGMSDFNYLHTNCMEITVELGCDKFPSEAELYPEWKRNKEALLSFLESVHRGVKGVVRDTNGNGIKGATVSVRGIRKDVTTAEDGDYWRLVNPGTHILTATAKGYSKVSKRVYLPHNLNKAGQVNFVLEKLPVEPDIDDHLFPMADSWDRFDPYNQFERHGEPVVTEEGIERQEKPWWWNYFSQSGMSSPNWLLKNV, encoded by the exons ATGCATTTGGAAGTTTTGGCGCTGCCGTTATTCTTGGCGTGGAGTTGCCTTTGCGCCCCGCAGCAGCTGTGTCATCCAGGAGACGAATTTTTAG GAAGATGCAGCAGCCGCAGCGCACACGATGAAACAC CTACCTGCACAGAGCTGAACCTGGGCTACTGCAATGATCTGGGGTACTCAGC AACCATATTCCCCAACATTCTTGGTCACCGGAGTCGTTTGGAAGCTGAGTCAGGAGCAGAGTACCTCCTCCTGAGTGTCATCCACGGTCTCCTCAATGGTGAGTGCTCCCCTGAGATCCGTCTCGTAGGGTGTTCGGTTCTGGCCTCGCCGTGTCGGGACAGCAAGATGATCAAACCGTGCCGCAGCACATGCGAAGCACTGAGAAAAGACTGCATGCACGCCTTTGAGGCCATAGAGATGGCCTGGCCCTACTTCCTGGATTGTGATCGCTTCTTTGCTGCAAATGAGGAGGGGTGTTTTGACCCGCTATCTGGGCTGAAAG CCAGACAGGAGGTAGCATTGTCCAGTCTCTCTCCCGAAGAGCCGAGCACCATCATCCAGTTCATCTATGCCTCTAACGCCCAGATGTACAGCTTACTGAAGAGGACGGCAGCCAAGTGCTCCCACATCTCTCATGTCTACAGCATCGGACGAAGCACCGAAGGCAGAGATCTGTTGGTTATTGAATTCACTGACAACCCAGGACATCATGAGCTGC tgGAGCCAGAGATTAAGTTGATTGGCAACATGCATGGAAATGAGGTGCTAGGACGTCAGCTGCTCATCTACTTAGCACAGTACCTGTGCTCAGAGTACACCTTGGGAAACCAACGAATTCAGTCCATCATTAACAACACTCGCATCCACATTCTGGCCTCCATGAACCCTGATGGTTACGAGGTGGCCGCCTCAGAG GGTCCTTTGCTTAACGGATGGACAAGTGGACGGGCTAATGCCCAGAACATCGACCTGAACCGCAATTTTCCCGATCTCACCTCCATCTTCTACCGGAACCGTCGCAGCAGACACTACCGCATAGATCACATCCCAATCCCTGACTCCTACTGGTTTGGGAAG GTGGCACCAGAGACCTATGCAGTAATGAAGTGGATCAGGTCGCTGCCATTTGTTCAGTCTGCCAGCCTCCATGGAGGAGAGCTGGTGGTCTCCTATCCCTTCGACTTCTCCAGACACCCGCATGAGGAGAAGATGTTTTCACCCACTCCAGAGGAACAG ATCTTCAAGCAGCTCGCTCGCACTTACGCTGACGCTCACGCCACCATGTCAAACAATGACACGGACCGGTGTGGGGCCTCTTTCTATCGTAACAGAGGCATCATCAACGGCGCACTGTGGTACAGTTTTGCCGGTG GTATGTCCGATTTCAATTACTTACACACTAACTGTATGGAGATCACAGTGGAGCTTGGCTGTGACAAATTTCCCTCAGAGGCTGAGCTCTACCCAGAATGGAAAAGGAATAAAGAAGCTCTGCTCAGTTTTCTTGAGTCT GTCCACAGGGGAGTTAAGGGCGTTGTGAGGGATACAAATGGAAACGGTATAAAAGGTGCAACTGTCTCTGTCAGGGGGATTAGAAAAGACGTCACTACAG CTGAGGATGGAGATTACTGGAGGCTGGTGAATCCAGGAACTCATATCCTGACAGCTACTGCCAAAGGTTACTCAAAGGTCAGCAAGAGGGTTTATCTGCCTCACAACTTGAACAAGGCTGGGCAGGTCAACTTTGTCTTAGAGAAG cTTCCCGTGGAGCCAGACATAGATGACCACCTGTTCCCCATGGCAGACAGCTGGGATCGATTTGACCCCTACAACCAGTTCGAGCGCCACGGCGAGCCAGTTGTCACCGAGGAAGGAATAGAGCGGCAGGAGAAGCCGTGGTGGTGGAACTACTTCTCCCAGTCCGGCATGTCATCTCCAAACTGGCTGCTGAAAAATGTATAG